The following are from one region of the Isoalcanivorax indicus genome:
- a CDS encoding hybrid sensor histidine kinase/response regulator has protein sequence MTSARRANGRPLAWLAGCLALLLGLCPGVGAAAVLTLQDQPLTHRDAHRHALIHCVSPDEAPRADAVLADPEILDWQPVGHRIPNRGFTRDQCWLRLRLDNQADPGQQWLLQVGYSLLAEIDFWLRQEDGTVIDVARAGNDLRYDLRPYPYQLPTFPLALTPGDSADAFLRISSVYSLQVPLAVLERGAMERGAQNTLLLQGLFFGAMLVMILYNLCLYFSIRERVYLLYVAWSFTITLFLAILHGFAQRYVWPGSALISAYGTMYLLPLIVLLPPLFTIHFLDLKQRAPHLASLLRFHVGIGVGLLAITPFVDRFLILPIQVFAILLMDLSILAVGLLRTRQGDPEARLFTIAWVCFIVGTAAMAMSKFGWIPRNAFTEYLVQVGVFIEVVLLSFALAWRINRLKGEYSSSVQERALAEMEAFKAGARNQAKSEFLATMSHEIRTPMNGVLGMTDLLRRTPLSHQQSQYVDTIFQSTQSLLTVINDILDYSRIEAGKLELESTEVRVEDLVDDCVSLFALLASERNLPIHTYLDSRVPEVIHTDPVRLKQVITNLISNAFKFTDHGQIALHVALRQPPDAQGNCILQFEVSDTGCGLDDTQQRNLFREFGHAEGSGPRQRRGAGLGLAISKRLCEMLGGDIGVNSSPGRGATFWFTVKSRSSSAPALVPALQRKRLLVVDPDPSFCLSVSQMAARWGMEVDDCRTMKEARERLERAASWQPFDALLVNRRFRDDLAAMPDTLRPAALLLAGATGEQPSTTDAATDLSLAAPLLETPVRARALRGLLIGRLTPVRKPAAASPLPRRGETPSEQDELSGLRVLVVEDNAVNQLVIDSILRTAGIRATLVSDGDEALLQVQRARQPWHVIFMDSELPTIDGYEATRQIRAGEQDTGIRSWIIALSAHASAEHVQHARDAGVDDYLSKPVSRDQVIDAIRRSLRRQVDA, from the coding sequence ATGACGAGTGCGCGCCGGGCGAATGGGCGACCTCTGGCGTGGCTGGCGGGGTGCCTTGCACTGCTGCTCGGGCTGTGCCCGGGTGTCGGCGCCGCAGCCGTTCTGACGCTGCAGGACCAGCCGCTGACCCACCGTGATGCGCATCGTCACGCCCTGATCCATTGCGTGTCACCGGACGAGGCGCCCCGCGCCGATGCGGTACTCGCTGATCCGGAGATACTGGACTGGCAGCCGGTGGGCCACAGGATTCCCAATCGCGGTTTCACCCGGGACCAGTGCTGGCTGCGTCTGAGGCTGGACAATCAGGCCGACCCGGGCCAGCAGTGGCTGTTGCAGGTGGGTTATTCCCTGCTTGCGGAAATCGATTTCTGGTTACGGCAGGAGGACGGCACCGTCATCGATGTGGCGCGCGCCGGCAATGACCTGCGCTATGACTTGCGTCCCTATCCCTACCAGCTTCCGACGTTCCCGCTGGCCCTGACGCCCGGCGACAGCGCCGACGCCTTCCTGCGCATCAGTTCCGTGTACAGCCTTCAGGTCCCGCTGGCGGTCCTGGAGCGCGGCGCCATGGAACGGGGGGCGCAGAACACCCTGCTCCTGCAGGGTCTGTTCTTCGGCGCCATGCTGGTAATGATTCTCTACAACCTGTGCCTGTACTTCTCGATCCGCGAGCGGGTCTACCTGCTGTATGTGGCCTGGTCCTTCACCATCACGCTGTTCCTGGCGATCCTGCATGGCTTCGCCCAGCGTTACGTCTGGCCAGGCAGTGCGCTGATCAGCGCCTACGGCACCATGTATCTGCTGCCGCTCATCGTCCTGTTGCCGCCCCTGTTCACCATCCACTTCCTTGATCTGAAGCAGCGCGCACCGCACCTGGCGAGCCTGCTGCGCTTTCATGTCGGCATCGGTGTCGGCCTGCTGGCCATCACGCCCTTCGTCGACCGGTTCCTGATCCTGCCGATTCAGGTGTTCGCCATCCTGCTGATGGACCTGAGCATCCTGGCGGTGGGGCTGCTGCGCACACGGCAGGGCGACCCGGAGGCGCGCCTCTTCACCATCGCCTGGGTGTGCTTCATCGTCGGTACCGCTGCCATGGCGATGAGCAAGTTCGGCTGGATACCGCGCAATGCGTTCACCGAGTACCTCGTCCAGGTGGGCGTCTTCATCGAAGTGGTGCTGTTGTCGTTTGCGCTGGCCTGGCGCATCAACCGGCTCAAGGGGGAGTACTCGTCTTCGGTACAGGAACGTGCCCTGGCAGAAATGGAAGCCTTCAAGGCCGGCGCCCGCAATCAGGCCAAGAGTGAGTTCCTCGCCACCATGAGTCACGAGATCCGCACGCCCATGAATGGCGTGCTGGGCATGACCGACCTGCTGCGGCGCACGCCGCTGTCGCACCAGCAGTCGCAATATGTGGACACCATTTTCCAGTCTACCCAGTCGCTGCTCACGGTGATCAACGACATTCTCGATTATTCGCGCATCGAGGCCGGCAAACTGGAACTGGAGAGCACAGAGGTCCGGGTGGAGGATCTGGTGGATGATTGCGTATCACTGTTTGCCCTGCTGGCCAGCGAGCGCAACCTGCCTATCCATACCTATCTGGACAGCCGCGTGCCGGAAGTGATCCATACCGATCCGGTGCGCCTCAAACAGGTCATCACCAACCTGATCAGCAACGCCTTCAAGTTTACCGACCATGGGCAAATCGCCCTGCATGTGGCATTGCGGCAGCCGCCTGATGCGCAGGGCAACTGTATTCTCCAGTTCGAGGTGTCCGATACCGGTTGTGGCCTCGACGATACCCAGCAGCGCAACCTGTTCCGCGAGTTCGGCCATGCCGAAGGCAGCGGGCCACGGCAGCGACGCGGTGCCGGGCTGGGCCTGGCGATCAGCAAGCGCCTGTGCGAGATGCTCGGCGGCGACATCGGCGTCAACAGCTCCCCGGGGCGTGGTGCAACCTTCTGGTTCACGGTGAAGAGCCGCAGCAGCAGCGCGCCAGCGCTGGTCCCCGCCCTGCAACGCAAACGCCTGCTGGTGGTCGATCCGGATCCGTCGTTCTGCCTGAGCGTCTCGCAGATGGCTGCCCGTTGGGGCATGGAGGTCGATGACTGCCGCACCATGAAAGAGGCCCGTGAACGACTGGAGCGAGCGGCATCATGGCAGCCGTTCGATGCGCTGCTGGTCAACCGGCGCTTCCGTGATGATCTGGCCGCCATGCCGGATACGCTGCGCCCTGCTGCCCTGCTGCTCGCCGGTGCCACCGGGGAGCAGCCCAGTACGACCGACGCCGCCACCGACCTGAGTCTTGCGGCGCCACTGCTGGAAACGCCAGTTCGCGCCCGTGCGCTGCGGGGCTTGCTGATCGGCCGCCTGACACCGGTTCGCAAGCCCGCCGCCGCGTCTCCCCTGCCGCGCCGTGGCGAGACGCCCAGCGAACAGGATGAACTCAGTGGTCTGCGCGTGCTGGTGGTGGAGGACAATGCTGTCAACCAGTTGGTCATCGACTCGATACTGCGTACAGCAGGCATTCGCGCGACGCTGGTCAGTGATGGCGATGAAGCTCTGCTTCAGGTTCAGCGGGCACGGCAGCCATGGCACGTGATTTTCATGGATTCGGAGCTGCCCACCATCGACGGCTATGAGGCCACCCGGCAGATCCGGGCTGGGGAGCAGGACACCGGCATCCGCAGCTGGATCATCGCGCTGAGTGCCCATGCCTCCGCCGAGCATGTCCAGCACGCCCGCGATGCGGGGGTGGATGATTACCTGAGCAAACCGGTGTCCCGCGATCAGGTCATCGATGCCATTCGCCGCTCCCTGCGCCGCCAGGTGGATGCCTGA
- a CDS encoding alkaline phosphatase D family protein, with product MRVEPFSVGPIIGACEPDSARLFGRAAMTAFNLSGKAMLGRVRWRQAGQADWQPAQAFRLNTNFDGSGVAVLHGLTPRTVHEYQAGWVLDADAPASLLDWRALPIYRFRTAPAERDAPASLLLGSCSYRFFDLGGLISDDRADKTFKAMHAHQQQHGPVDFTMLCGDQVYADPLNRLGALSDEACYLQLYRRVFGQPGMRELMANTPTYMILDDHEIEDNWPAHASPADRIGKFPAAIKAYQIYQASHGPAMPLDPTGCWPDRDPDHLWYTFSHGCADVFVMDVRTERQLQGGKRDVRMISAEQEQALLDWLATSTERVKLIVSPVVVFPDNRRLFRRSDAWEGFVHQRRRILDAVRRLNLRRVAFLSGDVHASLVASLHTRGHDGKPLTIHNVVSSGLFWPSALMAFRWYSPMIQSSGRLATGGLWSWNRYRVALCNRVYSRDAFARIEVSPAQLRFRLFDRRGDALPTHDVDVDWG from the coding sequence ATGCGGGTAGAACCTTTTTCGGTCGGCCCCATCATCGGCGCCTGTGAGCCTGACAGCGCGCGCCTGTTCGGGCGCGCTGCCATGACGGCCTTCAATCTGTCCGGCAAGGCCATGCTGGGGCGCGTCCGCTGGCGTCAAGCGGGGCAGGCAGACTGGCAGCCCGCGCAGGCGTTTCGGCTGAACACCAACTTTGACGGCAGCGGCGTTGCCGTGCTCCACGGGCTGACCCCCCGGACGGTGCATGAATATCAGGCCGGCTGGGTTCTGGACGCCGATGCCCCGGCGTCGCTGCTCGACTGGCGAGCCCTGCCGATCTACCGCTTCCGCACAGCCCCGGCCGAGCGCGATGCCCCCGCCAGCCTGCTGCTCGGCTCTTGCAGCTACCGCTTCTTCGACCTCGGCGGCCTGATCTCGGACGACCGCGCCGACAAGACCTTCAAGGCCATGCATGCCCATCAGCAGCAACACGGGCCGGTGGACTTCACCATGCTGTGCGGCGACCAGGTCTACGCCGACCCACTGAACCGCCTCGGTGCCCTGAGCGACGAGGCCTGTTACCTGCAGCTTTACCGTCGCGTCTTCGGCCAGCCTGGCATGCGCGAGCTGATGGCCAACACGCCGACCTACATGATCCTTGATGACCACGAGATCGAGGACAACTGGCCCGCCCACGCCTCCCCGGCAGACCGCATCGGCAAGTTTCCGGCCGCCATCAAGGCCTACCAGATCTATCAGGCTTCGCATGGCCCGGCCATGCCACTGGACCCCACCGGCTGCTGGCCCGACCGCGACCCCGACCACCTGTGGTACACCTTCAGCCACGGCTGCGCCGATGTGTTCGTGATGGATGTGCGTACCGAGCGGCAATTGCAGGGCGGCAAGCGCGACGTGCGCATGATCTCGGCGGAGCAGGAGCAGGCGCTGCTTGACTGGCTGGCGACCTCAACCGAGCGGGTCAAGCTGATCGTGTCTCCGGTGGTGGTGTTCCCGGACAACCGGCGGCTGTTCCGCCGAAGCGATGCCTGGGAGGGCTTTGTCCATCAGCGACGCCGCATTCTTGACGCTGTTCGCCGACTGAACCTGCGCCGCGTGGCGTTTCTGTCCGGCGATGTACACGCTTCGCTGGTGGCGTCGCTGCATACGCGAGGCCACGATGGCAAGCCGCTGACGATTCATAACGTGGTCAGTTCGGGGTTGTTCTGGCCCAGCGCGCTGATGGCATTCCGCTGGTACAGCCCGATGATCCAGTCTTCCGGGCGCCTGGCCACGGGAGGACTCTGGTCCTGGAATCGCTATCGGGTCGCCCTGTGCAATCGGGTTTACAGCCGCGATGCCTTTGCGCGCATCGAGGTATCGCCGGCGCAACTGAGGTTCCGGTTGTTCGACCGGAGGGGGGATGCCTTGCCGACGCACGATGTGGATGTCGACTGGGGCTGA
- a CDS encoding DUF2288 family protein, whose amino-acid sequence MSELIDTLNRETARISWSELQPFFARGQTVAVDPALDLVAVAAAFARDDKPTVQGWMEGARVAVVTDAQSAAWLDADADMWAVVVAPFVLVQPVA is encoded by the coding sequence ATGTCCGAGCTTATCGATACCCTGAATCGGGAAACCGCGCGCATCAGCTGGAGTGAGTTGCAGCCGTTCTTCGCGCGTGGCCAGACCGTGGCCGTGGACCCGGCGCTGGATCTCGTGGCCGTCGCCGCCGCCTTCGCCCGGGACGACAAGCCCACCGTGCAAGGCTGGATGGAGGGCGCCCGCGTGGCCGTCGTTACGGACGCCCAGAGCGCCGCCTGGCTGGACGCCGATGCCGACATGTGGGCCGTGGTGGTGGCGCCGTTTGTGCTGGTGCAGCCGGTCGCCTGA